The following proteins are co-located in the Ailuropoda melanoleuca isolate Jingjing chromosome 13, ASM200744v2, whole genome shotgun sequence genome:
- the LOC100469231 gene encoding neuroendocrine secretory protein 55 has translation MDRRSRAQQWRRARHSYNDLCPPIGRRAATALLWLSCSIALLRALATSNARAQQRAAAQQRRSFLNAHHRSAAQVFPEPPESDHEHEEGDLELSLPECLEYEEEFDYESETETETESEIESETDFETEPETAPATEPETEPEDERGPVVPKHTTFGQSLTERLHALRLRSPDASPSRAQPSTQEPQNTRQGEEPEDKDPRDPEESEEPKEEGKKQQRRCKPKKPTRRDPSPESPSKRGPIPIRRH, from the coding sequence ATGGATCGTAGGTCCCGGGCTCAGCAGTGGCGCCGAGCTCGCCACAGCTACAACGATCTGTGCCCACCCATCGGCCGCCGGGCAGCCACCGCGCTCCTCTGGCTCTCCTGCTCCATCGCGCTCCTCCGAGCCCTTGCCACCTCCAACGCCCGCGCCCAGCAGCGCGCGGCCGCCCAGCAGCGCCGGAGCTTCCTTAACGCCCACCACCGCTCCGCCGCCCAGGTGTTCCCTGAGCCCCCCGAATCTGACCACGAGCACGAGGAGGGAGACCTCGAGCTGTCCCTCCCCGAGTGCCTAGAGTACGAGGAAGAGTTTGACTACGAATCTGAGACCGAGACCGAGACCGAGTCTGAAATCGAATCCGAGACCGACTTCGAGACCGAGCCTGAGACCGCCCCCGCCACTGAGCCCGAGACCGAGCCAGAAGACGAGCGCGGCCCCGTGGTGCCCAAGCACACCACCTTCGGCCAATCTCTCACCGAGCGTCTGCACGCTCTGAGGTTGCGGAGCCCCGACGCCTCCCCGAGTCGCGCGCAGCCCAGCACTCAGGAGCCCCAGAACACCAGACAGGGGGAGGAGCCCGAGGACAAGGATCCGAGGGACCCCGAAGAGTCTGAGGAGccaaaggaggaggggaagaagcagcagcGCCGCTGCAAGCCGAAGAAGCCCACCCGCCGCGACCCATCCCCGGAGTCCCCTTCCAAAAGGGGACCCATCCCCATCCGGCGTCACTAA